A stretch of Castanea sativa cultivar Marrone di Chiusa Pesio chromosome 2, ASM4071231v1 DNA encodes these proteins:
- the LOC142626303 gene encoding protein RADIALIS-like 3, with protein MESWPLSFPNSNSTWTAKQNKLFENALAIYYKETPDRWHNIAKVIGGTTEEEVKRQYEILLEDIKCIESGKVPLPNYRKIGGSSEVNIVSNQEERLKNLKLE; from the exons atggaatCTTGGCCACTTTCTTTCCCCAATTCCAATTCAACTTGGACAGCCAAGCAAAACAAACTGTTTGAAAATGCTTTGGCAATATATTACAAGGAAACCCCAGACCGTTGGCACAACATAGCCAAGGTTATTGGAGGTACAACTGAAGAGGAAGTAAAGAGGCAGTATGAGATTCTATTAGAGGACATCAAGTGCATTGAGTCAGGGAAGGTGCCTCTTCCTAATTACAGGAAAATTGGAGGAAGCAGTGAAGTAAACATCGTTAGCAATCAAGAAGAAAG GCTGAAGAACTTAAAGCTCGAATGA